From a region of the Phaseolus vulgaris cultivar G19833 chromosome 6, P. vulgaris v2.0, whole genome shotgun sequence genome:
- the LOC137832278 gene encoding uncharacterized protein At5g19025, whose translation MKPKMKMVQEEEEEVGLGMSRGMMVQCNVNNKSHSHNHSHNHSHSHSHSNNHNHNNVCNCKHSPSATLDLLILLLVLFSGAFLLSSYFSYIFHSLSLLLPSLPLSYLLPFLLFFALSLAAADFCCGPRSRRCQRSGCKGLKKAMEFDLQIHRFGSAPSPDASAEIDRLPWKGGTEANPDYECLRSELRKMAPPNGRALLLFRAPCGCPVAKLEASGPKKGKRHKRTQPSATLNGGDHR comes from the coding sequence atgaagccgaagatgaagatggtgcaagaggaagaggaggaggTGGGATTGGGAATGAGCAGAGGAATGATGGTTCAGTGCAATGTGAATAACAAAAGCCATAGCCATAACCATAGCCACAACCACAGCCACAGCCATAGCCATAGCAATAACCATAATCACAACAATGTGTGCAACTGCAAGCACTCTCCCTCGGCCACCTTGGACCTTCTCATCCTCCTCCTCGTCCTCTTCTCCGGGGCCTTCCTCCTCTCCTCCTATTTCTCATACATCTTCCATTCCCTCTCCCTCCTCCTTCCCTCCCTCCCTCTCTCCTACCTCCTCCCCTTCCTCCTCTTTTTCGCCCTCTCCCTCGCCGCCGCCGACTTCTGCTGCGGCCCCCGATCCCGCCGCTGTCAGCGCTCCGGATGCAAGGGCCTCAAGAAGGCCATGGAGTTCGATTTGCAGATTCACCGCTTCGGCTCCGCCCCCTCCCCCGATGCCTCCGCCGAAATTGACCGCCTGCCCTGGAAGGGCGGCACCGAGGCCAACCCCGATTATGAGTGCCTCCGCTCCGAACTCCGCAAGATGGCTCCCCCTAACGGCCGCGCCCTCTTGCTCTTCCGGGCGCCCTGCGGCTGCCCCGTCGCCAAACTGGAGGCCTCCGGTCCCAAAAAGGGCAAACGTCATAAGAG